From Antechinus flavipes isolate AdamAnt ecotype Samford, QLD, Australia chromosome 1, AdamAnt_v2, whole genome shotgun sequence:
TCCACAAAAACAGAGAATAGGGAACAGACATAAATACAGCATTAACAAATAACAGTCACACTGATGGCATTTACATGGTTTAACATttgatttgaaagaaataatttcagtgGAAAATAATTTCACTGCAAAACAGTCTCtatgaaaatgaaacaaagaggCTTTGATGCTATCTTGATACTTAATTTACTTGTTAATGAAATGGTTTTCTGCACTACTTCAAGCATGGAGTAAAATTCAAAGACCTTAAGTGAAGTTGCCCAACTACATAACTGTGCTACAGTTGAAAAATGTCTCTATTATGCTTGCTTTATGTGAAAATCTTCTCAAATAGAGAAGTGCTTATTACTCTTCACAAGTAAATACTACTTTAATGAATAAAGATTACAAGAACTctgttaaggtttttttttatatattcttttaatagtaattactttcctaatattttaaacAACATTTTAACTGAAATCAGTTTACTTTAttattaccaatttttttttggtaaggctaGCCCATTATCTGTTATTCCCTATCAAATAAATACCCAATTGTGACTGGGACATTAATATAGCAGATTATGGTAAGGATTCAAATCAAATATATTACTAATTATGAAAAGAACTTAACCTATCTCattaaagcaaaaacaattaaatatctTCTTTATACCTCCCCCCAGGTCATTATTCTATATTTCCTAGGTACTAAAGTTTTATTCTTAATTCTCATCTATTCATGTAGCCTCCTTACAGAAGCATATGCAATCTGTGGAAACTGGAATGTATATTCCTGCACTGACTGAACTTGTTCTTTGTACAGATGATGAAAGCCATTACAGCTTCTTTCTCAGAGAATAAAGCTAACTTGGTGTTTGACTGATGGGGCGTTGCTTGTCTCCATTCAAACTTAGCTTTATTGCTTAAATCTAAGAGAATCAAAAAACTGGTAGACTTTTAGAGATCTTCTAGATCTGCTACCTTCATATTTAGCAAGAGAAAATTAAGGCctaggaagggaaagggattgtCCAAGTGGTAGAATCAGGACTGAAAACTAGATGTTTTAACTTTAAGTCTAGTGTTCTTAAACATGACAGCATTTTTCCTCAGAAACATCCCAAATTTCCATTCCAATCAGCACTATACTTCCTCCTTACTTAGGTTATTTTTGAAAATGGACAGCAATGATGTAAATTTCACTACTTCAAAACCTGAGGCAGTTTAATTTctacaaaagatagaaataactttccaaaaataaaatgagaaataaagaaaaagaattgtaaaagtaCAAAAACTACCAACCTGCATTGGTGAACTTGTTCATTAACTCTAGGCGTACTGGCTTATTTATGTTGAAGTAATCATCTTCTTCATCAGCATTTTTGAGGAAAAGAGGAATGTGCTGGAATACAATAGCATGCTTGCACATCTTCTCTTTTGCCATAGCTAGCTGGGTGTCAAGCCATTTGTCTTGGGCCTGTTTTAAGTTGAGGCACTTAGAGGAATCAACATATAGTTGTGAATTAAGGACAAGAAAAAGCACTCCTCCAACCCAGAAGCTGAAATAGTCATCTCCCCAAGTCTGGCAATACTCATCTATAGCTTCTGATGTAGGAACATTACCAATGTCATGGTTTCCACTCACAAATACCAATGGGATTTCTTTGTCAATGTCCTTAAGAACTTTCTTTAAATCCTTTGTTTGATTTGCTCTCCATCGAGTTCCTAGAAGAATAATAGTTAACAGTCACAAAAGGCTTTAAGTTGTATTAATTAACTTTTTGctttctgccccacccccagaAAGCATTTATTGTAAAGAATACTT
This genomic window contains:
- the CPPED1 gene encoding serine/threonine-protein phosphatase CPPED1 isoform X3 → MKAWALGDCDNCGDEWEEEIRLTEQAVQAINKLNPKPKFFVLCGDLIHALPGTRWRANQTKDLKKVLKDIDKEIPLVFVSGNHDIGNVPTSEAIDEYCQTWGDDYFSFWVGGVLFLVLNSQLYVDSSKCLNLKQAQDKWLDTQLAMAKEKMCKHAIVFQHIPLFLKNADEEDDYFNINKPVRLELMNKFTNAGIKAVFSGHYHRNAGGFYNNLDMVVSSAIGCQLGEDTHGLRVVVVTAEKIVHRYYSLNKLSNEGIEKDLMDMIKQE